A single region of the Armatimonadota bacterium genome encodes:
- a CDS encoding M48 family metalloprotease yields the protein MLSVIVAAGVVFAAVTATLSVFLYLPSLAVAESLSTQKAAARCFVWLAAALVPVFGGLLAAGYGLYAALHDPYGSPHLVSGRVHLCARWIQRVPDASLFVQAIGWVSIALFVAGLVRFVAGAVRSSRTAARFREASPGASELAIIEHPEAFLATVGFLQPVTVVTSAVVNLLPGDELAAALAHELAHHRRSDNVLDLLMSSCVTCLPWVPTLHLYRRYRREDAERACDDSAAAEYSAQVVASGIRRLAEASREKSERKLLPSALNAWRWYVDVHRRVERLMAERATQITLRHEATYAGVLLTLAGVGVVVLALVATARQAADSVYCLAETLLGILRR from the coding sequence CTGTCGGTAATCGTGGCCGCCGGCGTGGTCTTCGCGGCGGTGACCGCCACGCTGAGCGTTTTCCTGTACCTTCCTTCGCTGGCCGTGGCCGAGAGTCTTTCCACCCAAAAGGCCGCGGCCCGCTGCTTTGTGTGGCTTGCGGCAGCCCTCGTCCCGGTCTTCGGCGGTCTTCTCGCAGCCGGCTACGGGCTGTACGCCGCCCTTCATGACCCCTACGGTTCCCCCCACCTCGTTTCGGGACGCGTTCATCTATGTGCCCGGTGGATCCAGCGGGTGCCCGACGCCTCGCTGTTCGTGCAGGCGATCGGATGGGTCAGCATCGCCCTGTTCGTGGCAGGACTGGTCCGGTTTGTAGCGGGTGCGGTGCGCTCCTCACGAACTGCCGCGCGGTTTCGAGAAGCGAGCCCGGGAGCGTCCGAATTGGCGATCATCGAGCATCCGGAAGCTTTCCTGGCGACCGTCGGCTTCCTGCAGCCGGTCACGGTGGTGACCAGCGCGGTGGTCAATCTGCTCCCGGGCGATGAACTCGCGGCGGCTCTTGCCCACGAGCTGGCCCACCACCGCAGGTCCGACAACGTCCTGGACCTGCTGATGTCCAGTTGCGTCACTTGCCTGCCCTGGGTGCCCACACTACACCTGTACCGCCGGTACCGGCGCGAGGACGCCGAGCGCGCCTGCGACGACTCAGCCGCTGCGGAATATTCAGCACAGGTCGTGGCGTCGGGTATCCGGCGGCTCGCAGAGGCGTCCAGGGAGAAGTCGGAGCGCAAGCTGTTGCCCAGCGCCCTGAATGCCTGGCGCTGGTATGTGGATGTGCACAGGCGCGTGGAGCGGCTCATGGCGGAACGCGCGACGCAGATCACGCTCCGACACGAGGCCACCTACGCGGGCGTTCTCCTCACATTGGCCGGGGTAGGTGTGGTGGTGCTTGCACTGGTCGCGACGGCCAGACAGGCCGCGGATTCCGTCTACTGCCTGGCGGAGACACTGCTGGGTATCCTGCGACGGTAG